A genomic window from Coccinella septempunctata chromosome 9, icCocSept1.1, whole genome shotgun sequence includes:
- the LOC123320261 gene encoding zinc finger protein 711-like yields the protein MDICSKIKTEDYPSHDADHEVKIESVDFLEQSADDDSVHDKKEFQVKNEEIDLKGSPIKSILNESFDVTQEMYLRYDISTDQKQHKCDKCDYTADKKTALEEHISSNHFNIWKYTCLSCDYATNHKSHLQNHEETHLNLKKYKCHFCDYASNQKGNLEEHTKVVHLNIKKYRCDLCDYAAGYKKCLEFHMQSVHLNLKHKCNLCDYGSSRKSNLREHINVVHSDDRKYKCDLCDHATGYKRSLELHVNTVHLNIKKHKCKLCDYAASQKSGLENHVNSVHLNVRDHKCHLCDFAAVRKSVLKKHIENVHLRTRKHKCDMCDYVAGQKCNLKKHINSIHLRDKKQT from the exons ATGGATATTTGTTCTAAAATAAAAACAGAAGATTACCCTAGTCATGA TGCTGATCATGAGGTGAAAATAGAGTCTGTAGACTTTTTGGAACAATCGGCAGATGATGATAGTGTTCATGATAAGAAAGAATTCCAGGTCAAGAATGAAGAAATTGACCTTAAAGGCTCGCCCATAAAATCAATTCTGAATGAATCATTTGATGTTACACAGGAAATGTACCTTAGATATGATATATCTACAGACCAGAAGCAACATAAATGTGACAAATGCGATTACACCGCAGATAAGAAAACCGCTTTAGAAGAACACATCAGCTCTAATCACTTCAACATATGGAAATACACTTGTTTGTCATGTGATTATGCCACGAATCACAAAAGTCACCTTCAAAATCACGAAGAGACTCATTTGAACTTAAAAAAATACAAGTGTCACTTCTGTGATTATGCTTCGAATCAGAAAGGAAACCTTGAAGAACACACGAAGGTGGTCCATTTGAACATTAAGAAATACAGGTGCGACTTGTGCGATTACGCCGCTGGTTATAAAaaatgtcttgaatttcatatGCAGTCCGTtcatttgaacttgaaacacAAGTGCAACTTGTGTGATTACGGATCGAGCCGAAAGTCTAACCTTAGGGAGCATATAAACGTTGTTCATTCCGACGATAGGAAATATAAATGTGATTTGTGTGATCATGCGACAGGCTACAAGAGAAGCCTCGAACTACATGTGAATACTGTccatttgaatataaaaaaacacAAGTGTAAATTATGTGATTATGCTGCTAGTCAGAAAAGTGGTCTTGAAAATCACGTTAATTCTGTCCACTTGAACGTCAGGGACCATAAGTGCCACCTCTGTGATTTTGCTGCAGTCAGAAAAAGTGTCTTGAAGAAACACATAGAGAATGTCCATTTGAGAACACGGAAGCATAAATGTGACATGTGTGATTATGTGGCGGGCCAAAAATGTAACTTGAAGAAACACATCAATTCCATTCATTTGAGAGATAAGAAACAAACATGA
- the LOC123320258 gene encoding zinc finger protein 64-like produces MKLKKFKCNLCNYAVNNKARLKYHIDSIHLDQKRHKCDLCEYSTNHKSSFKKHTDSHLHPEKNKCPFCEHVAKNLKGLLNHMDSDHVNMDKCPDCDYTAKLKSDLKKHIDLIHLNLKQFKCDFCNHTSRFKYKLQLHINSVHLNKRKHKCELCDYATNARADFQSHIDDVHLNVKRYKCNLCEFATHRKPGLKVHIDTVHLNQKNHICQWCDYAATVKKNLERHVESVHLNLKKNKCHLCDYTSASKSHLGHHINSVHLKLKPQLHECHLCDYAVYKLSVLKKHIKTVHLKQHECNFCDFVTDDKDLLNDHKDSVHSDKKHSCHLCDYTTFNRLLLKQHVDGPHLGLKRHKCDLCDFATSSTTTLKRHTKSVHLQDMPNPSGSSKAGV; encoded by the coding sequence atgaaattgaaaaagttcAAATGCAACTTGTGCAATTATGCGGTAAATAATAAAGCTCGCCTTAAATATCATATAGATTCCATTCATCTGGATCAGAAAAGGCACAAATGCGACTTATGCGAGTATTCAACAAATCATAAAAGTAGTTTCAAGAAACATACAGACTCTCATCTGCATCCTGAAAAGAATAAATGTCCGTTTTGTGAACATGTTGCCAAGAATTTAAAGGGCCTGCTCAATCATATGGATTCTGATCATGTGAACATGGACAAATGTCCGGACTGCGATTACACCGCAAAATTGAAGAGCGATCTGAAGAAACACATAGATTTGATCCACTTGAATTTGAAGCAATTCAAGTGTGATTTTTGCAACCACACTTCAAGGTTCAAGTACAAGCTTCAATTACACATCAATTCGGTTCACCTGAACAAGAGAAAGCACAAGTGCGAATTATGCGATTATGCCACAAACGCCAGAGCCGATTTTCAATCTCACATAGACGATGTTCATCTGAACGTGAAGAGGTACAAATGTAACTTGTGCGAATTCGCCACCCACAGGAAACCAGGTCTCAAGGTGCATATAGATACCGTTCACTTGAACCAAAAGAACCACATATGTCAATGGTGCGATTATGCAGCGACTGTGAAGAAGAATCTCGAGAGACATGTCGAATCCGTTCATCTGAACTTGAAAAAGAACAAATGTCATTTATGCGACTACACCTCGGCCAGTAAGAGTCATCTGGGCCATCACATAAATTCCGTACATTTAAAATTGAAACCTCAACTCCACGAATGTCACCTCTGCGACTACGCAGTTTATAAACTGAGCGTCCTGAAGAAACACATCAAAACTGTTCATTTGAAACAGCACGAGTGTAACTTTTGCGACTTTGTCACCGACGATAAAGACCTACTGAACGATCACAAGGATTCAGTTCATTCGGACAAGAAGCATTCTTGTCACTTGTGCGATTACACCACCTTCAACAGATTGCTCCTCAAGCAGCACGTTGACGGTCCCCATTTGGGTCTGAAGCGACACAAGTGCGACCTGTGCGATTTTGCCACGAGTAGTACCACAACTTTGAAACGTCATACGAAATCTGTCCACCTGCAAGACATGCCAAATCCATCTGGTTCGTCCAAAGCTGGAGTGTAG
- the LOC123320250 gene encoding RILP-like protein homolog isoform X3 codes for MPRLKYSTYRDNMDDTRDSFSDNISVVDVYDIASDIGKECEKIIDLYGATAVTGLMPRVITALELLEQLATRNETENAQLLELQTKVSLLENDKIEKAEYRAKFERDLESIEEQWRKDSNDLYNAIAKLQEENRRLLRVQNSTTPNDKENEIETSENPANGEILQQMKDTIEKQRDEIRSKDRQIQEKINEIENMRSNYERIQASTRDAKRKHKNLQTQVRNLCEERADFLVQIQDQQRSINGLKQRLGLAEKENEDLSKMDLPLPSNVAIYDLDDPNRPRFTTEELKDILNERNDLKARVSDLEDELDTYRPKPKPESGMKKIVNSIENACDSLLSTFQMSKPSISAYVPSPPIEDDAPVQGPIPLEPDDAPWKKSESGIRKFFRKLFAEGGGSSGSFPRRSMSPLSKVSLSTTNDPVPL; via the exons ATGCCTCGACTAAAGTACTCGACTTACCGCGATAATATGGATGATACGAGAGATTCCTTCAGTGATAACATATCGGTGGTGGACGTTTATGACATTGCATCCGACATCGGGAAGGAATGTGAAAAAATTATCGATCTGTACGGGGCTACCGCCGTCACGGGGTTGATGCCGAGGGTTATAACAGCCCTGGAGCTCCTAGAACAACTGGCCACCCGAAACGAGACGGAAAACGCTCAACTTTTGGAGTTGCAGACGAAGGTTTCGCTGTTGGAGAACGACAAGATAGAGAAGGCGGAATACAGGGCAAAATTCGAACGG GACTTGGAATCTATCGAGGAACAGTGGCGCAAGGATAGCAACGACTTGTACAATGCTATCGCAAAGCTTCAAGAGGAAAACAGACGTCTGCTGCGGGTGCAGAACAGCACCACCCCCAATGACAAGGAAAACGAAATCGAAACGTCTGAAAATCCCGCCAATGGCGAGATTTTACAACAGATGAAAGACACGATAGAGAAGCAGAGAGATGAGATACGTTCCAAAGATAGACAGATACAGGAAAAGATCAACGAGATTGAGAAC ATGAGATCCAACTACGAAAGGATACAAGCATCCACGAGGGATGCCAAACGTAAACATAAGAATTTACAGACTCAAGTCAGGAATCTCTGTGAGGAAAGAGCAGATTTTCTGGTCCAGATACAGGATCAGCAACGCAGCATCAATGGGTTGAAGCAACGTTTGGGATTGGCGGAGAAGGAAAACGAAGATTTGAGCAAA ATGGATCTTCCTCTGCCTTCAAACGTTGCCATTTACGATTTAGACGATCCAAACAGGCCCAGGTTCACTACCGAGGAGCTCAAGGACATTCTTAACGAAAGGAATGATTTGAAAGCTCGAGTCAGTGATCTTGAGGATGAATTGGACACTTATAGGCCGAAACCAAAGCCTGAGTC AGGTATGAAGAAAATTGTAAATAGTATTGAAAATGCCTGTGATAGTTTACTCAGTACATTTCAAATGTCCAAACCTAGTATTTCAGCATACGTACCTAGTCC ACCAATAGAAGACGACGCGCCGGTTCAAGGCCCCATACCCCTTGAACCCGACGATGCGCCCTGGAAGAAGTCCGAATCCGGAATAAGGAAATT TTTTCGGAAGTTATTTGCCGAAGGGGGCGGCAGCAGTGGAAGTTTTCCAAGACGTAGCATGTCACCTCTCTCGAAGGTGTCTCTCTCAACTACTAATGACCCAGTACCCCTCTAA
- the LOC123320250 gene encoding RILP-like protein homolog isoform X1, with protein sequence MPRLKYSTYRDNMDDTRDSFSDNISVVDVYDIASDIGKECEKIIDLYGATAVTGLMPRVITALELLEQLATRNETENAQLLELQTKVSLLENDKIEKAEYRAKFERDLESIEEQWRKDSNDLYNAIAKLQEENRRLLRVQNSTTPNDKENEIETSENPANGEILQQMKDTIEKQRDEIRSKDRQIQEKINEIENMRSNYERIQASTRDAKRKHKNLQTQVRNLCEERADFLVQIQDQQRSINGLKQRLGLAEKENEDLSKMDLPLPSNVAIYDLDDPNRPRFTTEELKDILNERNDLKARVSDLEDELDTYRPKPKPESGMKKIVNSIENACDSLLSTFQMSKPSISAYVPSPPIEDDAPVQGPIPLEPDDAPWKKSESGIRKLFCSFRRRGKRKKCFLGRSFDSLNRVRQNYLDKLTVFGSYLPKGAAAVEVFQDVACHLSRRCLSQLLMTQYPSNGPNAANSTLFYIDLTGDVWFS encoded by the exons ATGCCTCGACTAAAGTACTCGACTTACCGCGATAATATGGATGATACGAGAGATTCCTTCAGTGATAACATATCGGTGGTGGACGTTTATGACATTGCATCCGACATCGGGAAGGAATGTGAAAAAATTATCGATCTGTACGGGGCTACCGCCGTCACGGGGTTGATGCCGAGGGTTATAACAGCCCTGGAGCTCCTAGAACAACTGGCCACCCGAAACGAGACGGAAAACGCTCAACTTTTGGAGTTGCAGACGAAGGTTTCGCTGTTGGAGAACGACAAGATAGAGAAGGCGGAATACAGGGCAAAATTCGAACGG GACTTGGAATCTATCGAGGAACAGTGGCGCAAGGATAGCAACGACTTGTACAATGCTATCGCAAAGCTTCAAGAGGAAAACAGACGTCTGCTGCGGGTGCAGAACAGCACCACCCCCAATGACAAGGAAAACGAAATCGAAACGTCTGAAAATCCCGCCAATGGCGAGATTTTACAACAGATGAAAGACACGATAGAGAAGCAGAGAGATGAGATACGTTCCAAAGATAGACAGATACAGGAAAAGATCAACGAGATTGAGAAC ATGAGATCCAACTACGAAAGGATACAAGCATCCACGAGGGATGCCAAACGTAAACATAAGAATTTACAGACTCAAGTCAGGAATCTCTGTGAGGAAAGAGCAGATTTTCTGGTCCAGATACAGGATCAGCAACGCAGCATCAATGGGTTGAAGCAACGTTTGGGATTGGCGGAGAAGGAAAACGAAGATTTGAGCAAA ATGGATCTTCCTCTGCCTTCAAACGTTGCCATTTACGATTTAGACGATCCAAACAGGCCCAGGTTCACTACCGAGGAGCTCAAGGACATTCTTAACGAAAGGAATGATTTGAAAGCTCGAGTCAGTGATCTTGAGGATGAATTGGACACTTATAGGCCGAAACCAAAGCCTGAGTC AGGTATGAAGAAAATTGTAAATAGTATTGAAAATGCCTGTGATAGTTTACTCAGTACATTTCAAATGTCCAAACCTAGTATTTCAGCATACGTACCTAGTCC ACCAATAGAAGACGACGCGCCGGTTCAAGGCCCCATACCCCTTGAACCCGACGATGCGCCCTGGAAGAAGTCCGAATCCGGAATAAGGAAATT gTTCTGTTCGTTTAGAAGGCGGggaaagagaaaaaaatgttttttgggAAGAAGCTTTGACAGCCTCAATCGAGTTAGGCAAAATTATCTCGATAAATTGacag TTTTCGGAAGTTATTTGCCGAAGGGGGCGGCAGCAGTGGAAGTTTTCCAAGACGTAGCATGTCACCTCTCTCGAAGGTGTCTCTCTCAACTACTAATGACCCAGTACCCCTCTAATGGACCGAACGCCGCTAACAGTACACTGTTCTACATAGATCTGACGGGCGACGTTTGGTTCAGTTGA
- the LOC123320311 gene encoding low molecular weight phosphotyrosine protein phosphatase-like: protein MSEQKKVLMVCLGNICRSPIAEGVFQHLVRQKGLESKWMVDSAAVAGYHIGKSPDHRALTTMKSNGIAYSNKARQVKKQDFESFDFIFGMDEENISDLEGMAPANCKAKIGLLGDYDPQGERIIRDPYYDRGAEGFKKCYQQCLRSCTAFLEQHS, encoded by the exons ATGTCTGAACAGAAAAAAGTGTTGATGGTTTGCTTAG GCAATATTTGTAGATCTCCGATAGCAGAAGGAGTCTTTCAGCATCTCGTGAGGCAAAAGGGTCTCGAATCGAAATGGATGGTCGATAGTGCCGCAGTCGCGGGTTATCATATTGGCAAATCGCCCGATCACAGGGCTCTTACAACGATGAAAAGTAACGGTATCGCATATTCCAACAAAGCCAGACAG GTGAAAAAGCAAGACTTTGAGTCGTTCGATTTCATATTCGGTATGGACGAAGAGAATATTTCCGACTTGGAGGGTATGGCACCTGCGAATTGTAAAGCCAAAATTGGATTGTTGGGCGATTATGATCCGCAAGGAGAACGGATCATCAGAGACCCTTATTAT GATAGGGGTGCTGAGGGTTTTAAGAAATGTTACCAGCAATGTCTCAGATCATGCACGGCATTCCTTGAGCAACACTCTTGA
- the LOC123320307 gene encoding translocon-associated protein subunit delta-like: MLLLIPLLSSFLFEIAAGSPCKDVEVSTKSYTTEDATVLSQIAYISEFVVKCNPSSSSPGNLYALFKENIIPVANVAPNKYQLSWTEDLKTAQVGEIVVKVFDEDGYAALKKALRNGDNIQEVMQFTTVAISHPGAYKGPCISCEFLAALFSLSIAYYAVHLRVKFVS; the protein is encoded by the coding sequence ATGTTGCTTTTAATTCCGTTATTGTCATCGTTTTTATTCGAAATCGCGGCCGGTTCACCTTGTAAAGACGTCGAAGTTTCTACGAAGTCGTACACGACAGAAGACGCAACAGTTCTTTCGCAGATCGCGTACATAAGCGAATTCGTTGTGAAATGCAATCCGTCCTCGTCGAGCCCTGGAAATTTATACGCTTTATTCAAGGAGAATATAATACCTGTCGCGAACGTCGCACCCAACAAATACCAGCTCAGTTGGACCGAAGATCTGAAGACTGCCCAGGTTGGAGAAATTGTTGTTAAGGTATTCGACGAAGATGGTTACGCTGCCCTGAAAAAAGCTTTGAGAAATGGCGATAATATTCAAGAGGTAATGCAGTTTACCACCGTGGCAATTTCCCACCCAGGTGCATACAAGGGACCCTGCATAAGTTGTGAATTTTTAGCTGCACTGTTCTCTTTGTCAATCGCATATTACGCTGTTCATTTGAGAGTTAAGTTTGTTTCTTAA
- the LOC123320250 gene encoding RILP-like protein homolog isoform X2 has product MPRLKYSTYRDNMDDTRDSFSDNISVVDVYDIASDIGKECEKIIDLYGATAVTGLMPRVITALELLEQLATRNETENAQLLELQTKVSLLENDKIEKAEYRAKFERDLESIEEQWRKDSNDLYNAIAKLQEENRRLLRVQNSTTPNDKENEIETSENPANGEILQQMKDTIEKQRDEIRSKDRQIQEKINEIENMRSNYERIQASTRDAKRKHKNLQTQVRNLCEERADFLVQIQDQQRSINGLKQRLGLAEKENEDLSKMDLPLPSNVAIYDLDDPNRPRFTTEELKDILNERNDLKARVSDLEDELDTYRPKPKPESPIEDDAPVQGPIPLEPDDAPWKKSESGIRKLFCSFRRRGKRKKCFLGRSFDSLNRVRQNYLDKLTVFGSYLPKGAAAVEVFQDVACHLSRRCLSQLLMTQYPSNGPNAANSTLFYIDLTGDVWFS; this is encoded by the exons ATGCCTCGACTAAAGTACTCGACTTACCGCGATAATATGGATGATACGAGAGATTCCTTCAGTGATAACATATCGGTGGTGGACGTTTATGACATTGCATCCGACATCGGGAAGGAATGTGAAAAAATTATCGATCTGTACGGGGCTACCGCCGTCACGGGGTTGATGCCGAGGGTTATAACAGCCCTGGAGCTCCTAGAACAACTGGCCACCCGAAACGAGACGGAAAACGCTCAACTTTTGGAGTTGCAGACGAAGGTTTCGCTGTTGGAGAACGACAAGATAGAGAAGGCGGAATACAGGGCAAAATTCGAACGG GACTTGGAATCTATCGAGGAACAGTGGCGCAAGGATAGCAACGACTTGTACAATGCTATCGCAAAGCTTCAAGAGGAAAACAGACGTCTGCTGCGGGTGCAGAACAGCACCACCCCCAATGACAAGGAAAACGAAATCGAAACGTCTGAAAATCCCGCCAATGGCGAGATTTTACAACAGATGAAAGACACGATAGAGAAGCAGAGAGATGAGATACGTTCCAAAGATAGACAGATACAGGAAAAGATCAACGAGATTGAGAAC ATGAGATCCAACTACGAAAGGATACAAGCATCCACGAGGGATGCCAAACGTAAACATAAGAATTTACAGACTCAAGTCAGGAATCTCTGTGAGGAAAGAGCAGATTTTCTGGTCCAGATACAGGATCAGCAACGCAGCATCAATGGGTTGAAGCAACGTTTGGGATTGGCGGAGAAGGAAAACGAAGATTTGAGCAAA ATGGATCTTCCTCTGCCTTCAAACGTTGCCATTTACGATTTAGACGATCCAAACAGGCCCAGGTTCACTACCGAGGAGCTCAAGGACATTCTTAACGAAAGGAATGATTTGAAAGCTCGAGTCAGTGATCTTGAGGATGAATTGGACACTTATAGGCCGAAACCAAAGCCTGAGTC ACCAATAGAAGACGACGCGCCGGTTCAAGGCCCCATACCCCTTGAACCCGACGATGCGCCCTGGAAGAAGTCCGAATCCGGAATAAGGAAATT gTTCTGTTCGTTTAGAAGGCGGggaaagagaaaaaaatgttttttgggAAGAAGCTTTGACAGCCTCAATCGAGTTAGGCAAAATTATCTCGATAAATTGacag TTTTCGGAAGTTATTTGCCGAAGGGGGCGGCAGCAGTGGAAGTTTTCCAAGACGTAGCATGTCACCTCTCTCGAAGGTGTCTCTCTCAACTACTAATGACCCAGTACCCCTCTAATGGACCGAACGCCGCTAACAGTACACTGTTCTACATAGATCTGACGGGCGACGTTTGGTTCAGTTGA
- the LOC123320330 gene encoding arylsulfatase B-like → MKIALLLGLFLVSCAQGENVKNRPPNIVMILADDMGSNDVSYRGSDQFTTSNIDALGYNGVILDRHYTQAICTPSRAALLTGKNPSRLGLQGSPISAGEDRHLPRNVETLPSLLKNLGYDTHLVGKWHLGAARREDTPTRRGFDSHYGYWNGYVGYYTYEVNASKADIPQVLRGFDLRQGFTDAWEDRGTYATDLFTRKTLEVIEKQDKNVPMFLMVAHLGVHTGDDEAVEVKDEKSMNETFGYIEDMERRRYVDALKHLDDSVGSIVEKLQEQDMLNNTIVVFMSDNGAPVNGMFHNGGSNYPLRGQKSSLHEGGVRNAAVVYSPLLETKNYVYTHPVHITDWLPTLYGIAGNSYIERVLMNLHDEINSKTTHQIISLDKLNYQFIISGGDVTALKNLDGVDQWQNLSGNRPNRRKTFLVNIDEAVPYWAVIGFEGRYKLMNGTRGDLDIYGREPEVPSTLVYDVSSVLDSAANKGIQKSTPGRTGLTPTTIETLRKTASSLRRNKKCQDVDRRTKNEMCSSLCLFDLFEDPCETESLINDPTKKSIVETLMVDLEKFRKEMIPQTNCIVDVASDPAKYNGTWCTWKDDELCVKTPLKMS, encoded by the exons atgaagatTGCGTTGTTGCTCGGCTTGTTCTTAGTGTCTTGTGCACAGGGTGAAAACGTGAAAAATAGACCTCCCAACATAGTGATGATACTTGCCGACGATATG GGTTCAAATGACGTCAGCTACAGGGGTTCCGACCAGTTCACCACGTCCAACATCGACGCCTTGGGTTACAATGGCGTAATTCTGGACAGACATTACACCCAGGCCATATGTACGCCCTCAAGGGCGGCCCTGCTAACTGGGAAAAACCCTAGCAGATTAG GCCTACAAGGGTCTCCCATAAGCGCGGGAGAAGATCGCCATCTACCGCGCAACGTCGAAACTCTCCCGTCCCTGCTGAAAAATCTGGGTTACGATACCCACCTGGTGGGCAAGTGGCACCTGGGCGCGGCCAGAAGAGAGGACACGCCCACCAGGCGGGGCTTCGACTCGCACTACGGATACTGGAACGGATACGTCGGTTATTACACCTACGAGGTCAACGCGAGCAAAGCGGACATCCCTCAGGT ACTCCGAGGTTTCGACCTGAGGCAGGGATTCACGGACGCCTGGGAAGACCGGGGAACCTACGCCACCGACCTGTTCACGCGAAAAACGCTGGAGGTGATCGAAAAACAGGACAAGAACGTGCCCATGTTCCTGATGGTCGCCCATCTGGGCGTACACACCGGCGACGACGAAGCCGTCGAGGTGAAAGACGAGAAATCGATGAACGAAACTTTCGGCTACATAGAAGATATGGAAAGGAGGAGATACGTTG ACGCCCTAAAGCATCTGGATGATTCAGTAGGGAGTATAGTTGAGAAGCTTCAAGAACAAGACATGCTCAACAACACCATCGTGGTTTTCATGTCGGACAATGGGGCTCCAGTAAACGGAATGTTCCACAACGGTGGTTCGAATTATCCTCTCAGAGGA CAAAAGAGTTCCCTTCACGAAGGTGGCGTTCGGAATGCAGCTGTAGTGTACAGTCCGTTGCTCGAGACCAAGAACTATGTCTAcacacaccctgtacatataacCGATTGGCTTCCTACCCTCTACGGCATTGCAGGTAATTCTTATATAGAAAGGGTTCTGATGAACTTACATGATGAGATAAATTCGAAAACGACTCACCAGATTATCAGTTTGGATAAGTTAAATTACCAATTTATCATTTCAGGAGGCGACGTGACTGCTCTGAAGAACCTGGACGGTGTCGATCAATGGCAAAATCTCTCTGGCAACAGGCCAAACCGCAGAAAAACCTTCCTGGTTAACATCGACGAAGCAGTACCTTATTGGGCCGTGATAGGTTTCGAGGGCAGGTACAAACTTATGAACG GAACGCGAGGTGACCTGGACATTTACGGCAGGGAACCTGAAGTACCCAGCACACTGGTTTACGACGTATCCTCAGTGTTGGACAGTGCGGCAAACAAAGGTATCCAAAAATCTACTCCCGGTAGAACCGGTCTCACTCCAACAACGATAGAAACACTGAGGAAAACCGCGTCATCACTAAGGAGGAACAAAAAATGTCAAGACGTAGACAGGAGGACCAAAAACGAGATGTGTTCAAGTTTGTGCCTGTTTGATCTTTTCGAAGACCCATGCGAAACCGAGAGTTTAATCAACGACCCTACCAAGAAATCCATTGTTGAAACTTTGATGGTCGATCTGGAGAAATTTCGGAAGGAGATGATACCTCAGACTAATTGCATTGTAGATGTCGCGTCGGATCCGGCCAAGTACAACGGAACATGGTGTACCTGGAAAGACGATGAATTGTGCGTGAAAACACCATTGAAAATGAGCTAA
- the LOC123320250 gene encoding RILP-like protein homolog isoform X4, producing MPRLKYSTYRDNMDDTRDSFSDNISVVDVYDIASDIGKECEKIIDLYGATAVTGLMPRVITALELLEQLATRNETENAQLLELQTKVSLLENDKIEKAEYRAKFERDLESIEEQWRKDSNDLYNAIAKLQEENRRLLRVQNSTTPNDKENEIETSENPANGEILQQMKDTIEKQRDEIRSKDRQIQEKINEIENMRSNYERIQASTRDAKRKHKNLQTQVRNLCEERADFLVQIQDQQRSINGLKQRLGLAEKENEDLSKMDLPLPSNVAIYDLDDPNRPRFTTEELKDILNERNDLKARVSDLEDELDTYRPKPKPESPIEDDAPVQGPIPLEPDDAPWKKSESGIRKFFRKLFAEGGGSSGSFPRRSMSPLSKVSLSTTNDPVPL from the exons ATGCCTCGACTAAAGTACTCGACTTACCGCGATAATATGGATGATACGAGAGATTCCTTCAGTGATAACATATCGGTGGTGGACGTTTATGACATTGCATCCGACATCGGGAAGGAATGTGAAAAAATTATCGATCTGTACGGGGCTACCGCCGTCACGGGGTTGATGCCGAGGGTTATAACAGCCCTGGAGCTCCTAGAACAACTGGCCACCCGAAACGAGACGGAAAACGCTCAACTTTTGGAGTTGCAGACGAAGGTTTCGCTGTTGGAGAACGACAAGATAGAGAAGGCGGAATACAGGGCAAAATTCGAACGG GACTTGGAATCTATCGAGGAACAGTGGCGCAAGGATAGCAACGACTTGTACAATGCTATCGCAAAGCTTCAAGAGGAAAACAGACGTCTGCTGCGGGTGCAGAACAGCACCACCCCCAATGACAAGGAAAACGAAATCGAAACGTCTGAAAATCCCGCCAATGGCGAGATTTTACAACAGATGAAAGACACGATAGAGAAGCAGAGAGATGAGATACGTTCCAAAGATAGACAGATACAGGAAAAGATCAACGAGATTGAGAAC ATGAGATCCAACTACGAAAGGATACAAGCATCCACGAGGGATGCCAAACGTAAACATAAGAATTTACAGACTCAAGTCAGGAATCTCTGTGAGGAAAGAGCAGATTTTCTGGTCCAGATACAGGATCAGCAACGCAGCATCAATGGGTTGAAGCAACGTTTGGGATTGGCGGAGAAGGAAAACGAAGATTTGAGCAAA ATGGATCTTCCTCTGCCTTCAAACGTTGCCATTTACGATTTAGACGATCCAAACAGGCCCAGGTTCACTACCGAGGAGCTCAAGGACATTCTTAACGAAAGGAATGATTTGAAAGCTCGAGTCAGTGATCTTGAGGATGAATTGGACACTTATAGGCCGAAACCAAAGCCTGAGTC ACCAATAGAAGACGACGCGCCGGTTCAAGGCCCCATACCCCTTGAACCCGACGATGCGCCCTGGAAGAAGTCCGAATCCGGAATAAGGAAATT TTTTCGGAAGTTATTTGCCGAAGGGGGCGGCAGCAGTGGAAGTTTTCCAAGACGTAGCATGTCACCTCTCTCGAAGGTGTCTCTCTCAACTACTAATGACCCAGTACCCCTCTAA